DNA sequence from the Helicoverpa armigera isolate CAAS_96S chromosome 30, ASM3070526v1, whole genome shotgun sequence genome:
ttatcatgaGATAGCGAAAAGAGGTTTGCTCATAATGAATGAGTACTtatgtaaaagttttattttacagagttttcacactagcggattttctgcTCTTATTTGTACGTTCAGACTGAATGTGTCGTGCGTATACGCTGGGTTTTTAAACGCGCGACAAAAATCCCGTAGTGGGAATATGCGCTCAACCTTATTAACAATATTATAGAGAAAAGTTCTTGGAAACTGctagtcaaataactttgccactcTAGTTTTTCAACTTTTTAAGATATGTAGGACTTAAttactttacttatttatttattttatttattctttaagtTTTCCCACGGCTTGTGTATCACAATATAGAAAAAACACGCAACAGCCATGAACTATTCCTACGAAAAGATTAAAATTGTTATCTTACAAGTTATTCGGAtctaaataatcaaaatttctGAGTATAATTAATCTAGATGATACCTACTATAGTTATGTATGAAGTTTAATTATCTACTAATCTgtataagaaaacaatatttattctgtaaaatatataatcagttttatacaataaataaatgactaaaGTATGTATAATTTGTGTTTTCTTTAAATCTGCAAACTATGTTGCTATGTAGGTGTTCGTATTTATcacaaatttaaaattaaaatcgagtattcgaaattaatatttaaaggtaAATCAGTAATATAAGTTTgtgaatttttaaaatgtaggtagTGCGTTaagtgtataattttattatgatgataTCCTTCTAGCCGATTATCAGCTATAGCGGCTGTTCGgcagatcagccagctgcggaggaaatattatagtgtagatacaggtgcactcactgttcCGTCACTCCCACagcccgataggacggcaaTTTGATACCACCAAAGAGAGATCAAAAGCAAGACCGACATTGacgtgctctctgatgcacgTTAGTTTCAATAACctacttccagactccgggctgttttgtgaaagttgctaaaacccacaaagcgatttcggcacGACCCGGGAAtagaacccgagacctcgtgcacagcagccgTGACAGCCAAGACCAACATGACATGTTATGCATACATTTCTGAACGATATACCAAAGTGTCAAATAAGATGGCGCTTATTATGACATCAACTGTCAAAACAAAACCTGAAACTTTGTAAGGTTATGTTTTCAAGCTGATTGttgaaaaacttaattttcaGTGTAATAGAAGTATATACGCACGATAGACAACTTACCACCAAGTTGTCATACGTCCATAATACACTATATCTAATTGGAAAGCTCAGCTAAACCTTGTTTGTGTCAACTATCTGTgcactaaaaaaatacatatgaaaaTATGCCGAGTTGCGCGTTAATCTACTGTAATACACGTTATGGCACAACGACTGGACCAAACTGCGGTTTGTTTTCGTGAGtatattcagtattttattatctatatgtgtacttaatataataaagaggaaacataaaatatagcctatgttattcgggaaaagtgtagctttccaacagcgaaagaatttttgaaactTCCAGCGCCTTCaaggaacaaaacaaaagatatttccTCATTATTATATACGTAAAGATTCGAAACCAACTTAAAAAGATTATagatatatagatatttttttttctattttagttTTCCGAAACTAAATAGACAGGAACGCGAAAAATGGGTCAAGTTCGTGCAGAGTGAGCGCGGAGAAAAAAAATGGCTTCCGTCCGCTGCATCAAAGTTATGTTCCAAGCATTTTAAAAAAGATGACATTTACCGTGGAAAGACTGGCCGGTTGATGTTGAAAAAAGGAGCCGTGCCTTATTCACGTGTAGTAAGTTGCTTGCTCCttgttacaacctttttatcgtcccactgctgggcacaggcctcctctcacactgagaaggattgagcattaatcaccacgcttgctcaatgcgggttggtgttttcagacttaatagtccaggtttcctcaagatgttttccttcacctttttatcagccattggtgtaaGATATTCtttagaaagtacgtacaaacttagaaaagttgcattggtacttgcctgacctggaatcgaacccacgcccttattcttgaaaggttggttctttacccacaaggccaccacgacatttaaataagaaaataagtttCCGTTGTATATTTGTTAACAGATTGAATCAGCGAATAAAACGAGGCAGGTATGTCCGAGCTGTCATGCGACGCTTCCTGACTCCTTCCAAGCTACTCAGTCTAGACATGTAAGTACTTTTTTATAGTGGTAAATACCCTTTGcaaaaatttaaatacataattattctaATAGGAATTGATATTTGTACCTACActacataacaaataatattaaacaggTCTTGATATAATACATACGGTGACAGCAAAGCAACAGTCAGATTGATTATATACAGGAACGAATTATATACAGCGCAAAAACGTTGTCAACttatatatgaaataaaaagattttgatttgattttgatttgatttgatatatagttaaataagttttatagatacgtatatttttatttagttgtgtTTTAGTACAGAAAAGAAtagttattgatatcgaaagatgtttattttgtaaccgattgtacggtcacagtcgtcctagtaggcacggcggcaacgcgaaaccggtttactgacgcgagcgctgctccAAGCGCTTAAGAATAAttagtatccatattttgctgattttagggtggacaaaaaaaaatactgatgatgcagatatgttccgTTAATTGTAttgattctggaccaccagttttcTTTTTTCACGGCTTAAAATttattcctttatatttgggggCACGGTAGTGCTGCCAAGCCAAGTCAAGCAAGCGCATGTATCATTTTGATCTTGTATTAAAAAGATCTTATAACTTTTTGACAGTGCGAGTTTCGATATGATTGTGAATAGGATgaagaaataagaaataaaacaaaaaaaatatacattatcaaatattttgacaGAAGCAAGTGAGATCAATAATAGCGATGGTATATCACTTCTTGGAGCGCGAGTACGAACAGTTGAAGAGCTTGCACCCGGAGACGGACTGGTCTCCGCTGAGCAGGGTCAGGCAGCGCGCGGCCGTCGCCACCGGCGTCTCGGAGCCCGACGTGCGAGACATACTTAGCGAGGAGGCTGACAGGCAAAAAAAACCTCCCAATAAACGAGCTAGAACGGCCCACGAGAGGTGAGAAACTTTAACCACAGCGGCTGTTCCGGAAA
Encoded proteins:
- the LOC110380703 gene encoding uncharacterized protein LOC110380703 isoform X2; the protein is MPSCALIYCNTRYGTTTGPNCGLFSFPKLNRQEREKWVKFVQSERGEKKWLPSAASKLCSKHFKKDDIYRGKTGRLMLKKGAVPYSRVIESANKTRQVCPSCHATLPDSFQATQSRHKQVRSIIAMVYHFLEREYEQLKSLHPETDWSPLSRVRQRAAVATGVSEPDVRDILSEEADRQKKPPNKRARTAHESSSDDDYDDDDDGTSNDDDDSDKQTEDLMEESSVYIGNVKSEPNPLQETEPETLINKKEPKTITNDSVPEKECKKRERPNKPEIQDINGSKTNSSAVEACSDDIVRRDKQTTISQPAPHVHTQQITKEVSSSTRSSTVDNMETSTEDPLMLLTEQISIIQEEGIS
- the LOC110380703 gene encoding uncharacterized protein LOC110380703 isoform X1, which gives rise to MPSCALIYCNTRYGTTTGPNCGLFSFPKLNRQEREKWVKFVQSERGEKKWLPSAASKLCSKHFKKDDIYRGKTGRLMLKKGAVPYSRVIESANKTRQVCPSCHATLPDSFQATQSRHKQVRSIIAMVYHFLEREYEQLKSLHPETDWSPLSRVRQRAAVATGVSEPDVRDILSEEADRQKKPPNKRARTAHESSSDDDYDDDDDGTSNDDDDSDKQTEDLMEESSVYIGNVKSEPNPLQETEPETLINKKEPKTITNDSVPEKECKKRERPNKPEIQDINGSKTNSSAVEACSDDIVRRDKQTTISQPAPHVHTHRQITKEVSSSTRSSTVDNMETSTEDPLMLLTEQISIIQEEGIS
- the LOC110380703 gene encoding uncharacterized protein LOC110380703 isoform X3 — encoded protein: MPSCALIYCNTRYGTTTGPNCGLFSFPKLNRQEREKWVKFVQSERGEKKWLPSAASKLCSKHFKKDDIYRGKTGRLMLKKGAVPYSRVIESANKTRQVCPSCHATLPDSFQATQSRHKQVRSIIAMVYHFLEREYEQLKSLHPETDWSPLSRVRQRAAVATGVSEPDVRDILSEEADRQKKPPNKRARTAHESSSDDDYDDDDDGTSNDDDDSDKQTEDLMEESSVYIGNVKSEPNPLQETEPETLINKKEPKTITNDSVPEKECKKRERPNKPEIQDINGSKTNSSAVEACSDDIVRRDKQTTISQPAPHVHTQDPLMLLTEQISIIQEEGIS